A genomic region of Luteibacter aegosomatissinici contains the following coding sequences:
- the aceF gene encoding dihydrolipoyllysine-residue acetyltransferase, translated as MADVKEARVPDIGGKPVPIIEILVKVGDTVEKDQSLLTLESDKATMEVPAPFAGVIKELKVKVGDEVNDNDVIALVEAAGAAPAAPAPAPAAAAPAPAPAAAAPAPAPAAAQAAAPSASKASGPVNVNVPDIGGKPVPIIEIMVKVGDKVEKDQSLMTLESDKATMDIPAPAAGVIKELKVKVGDEVNDGDLIAVLEGEGGEAAPAAAPAPQAAAPAPAPAPVAAAAPAPSKAEAPVGGAPRTPPVSFDASVIMPDNAPYASPAVRAFARELGVDVAQVKGSGRGGRIQREDITGYVKNVMTSGGASVATGGAAAGGNGLTLLPWPKVDFSKFGEIEEKPLGRIPKISAANLARNWAVIPHVTQFEDADITELEAFRKKLGEENKDLKITPLVFQIKAVVAALKKFPTFNASLDAAGETLTLKKYFNVGIAVDTPDGLVVPVIRDADKKGLLELAAELGEISKKARDKKLTAADMQGGCFSISSLGGIGGTAFTPIINAPEVAILGVSKAAMKPVWNGKEFAPRLMLPLSLSYDHRVIDGALAARFAVYLAQQLGDIRRLLL; from the coding sequence ATGGCCGACGTGAAAGAAGCCCGCGTGCCCGATATCGGTGGCAAGCCGGTGCCCATTATCGAAATCCTGGTCAAGGTCGGCGATACCGTCGAAAAGGACCAGAGCCTGCTGACCCTCGAGTCGGACAAGGCGACCATGGAAGTCCCGGCGCCGTTCGCGGGCGTCATCAAGGAGCTGAAGGTCAAGGTCGGTGACGAGGTCAACGACAACGACGTGATCGCCCTGGTGGAAGCCGCTGGCGCCGCCCCGGCCGCTCCGGCTCCGGCCCCCGCCGCCGCAGCGCCCGCCCCGGCACCCGCCGCTGCCGCCCCGGCCCCGGCTCCGGCCGCCGCCCAGGCTGCCGCGCCGTCGGCCAGCAAGGCCTCCGGCCCGGTCAACGTGAATGTCCCGGATATCGGCGGCAAGCCGGTGCCGATCATCGAGATCATGGTCAAGGTGGGCGACAAGGTCGAAAAGGACCAGAGCCTCATGACCCTGGAATCCGACAAGGCCACGATGGATATCCCGGCCCCGGCCGCGGGTGTCATCAAGGAGCTGAAGGTCAAGGTCGGCGATGAAGTGAACGATGGCGACCTGATCGCCGTGCTGGAAGGCGAGGGTGGCGAAGCCGCTCCGGCTGCCGCCCCGGCTCCGCAGGCTGCCGCTCCGGCGCCCGCACCGGCCCCGGTGGCTGCGGCCGCCCCGGCCCCGTCGAAGGCGGAAGCCCCGGTCGGCGGCGCCCCGCGCACCCCGCCGGTGTCGTTCGATGCCTCGGTGATCATGCCGGACAACGCCCCCTACGCCAGCCCGGCCGTCCGCGCGTTCGCCCGCGAGCTCGGCGTCGATGTGGCCCAGGTGAAGGGCAGCGGCCGCGGTGGCCGCATCCAGCGCGAAGACATCACCGGCTACGTCAAGAACGTGATGACCTCGGGTGGCGCCTCGGTCGCCACCGGCGGTGCTGCCGCCGGCGGTAATGGCCTCACGCTGCTGCCGTGGCCCAAGGTCGATTTCTCGAAGTTCGGCGAGATCGAAGAGAAGCCGCTTGGCCGCATCCCGAAGATCTCGGCTGCGAACCTTGCCCGTAACTGGGCGGTGATCCCGCACGTCACGCAGTTCGAAGATGCGGATATCACCGAGCTGGAAGCCTTCCGCAAGAAGCTCGGCGAAGAGAACAAGGATCTGAAGATCACCCCGCTGGTGTTCCAGATCAAGGCCGTGGTCGCGGCGCTGAAGAAGTTCCCGACCTTCAACGCCTCGCTCGATGCCGCCGGCGAAACGCTCACGCTGAAGAAGTACTTCAACGTCGGTATCGCCGTGGATACGCCAGACGGCCTCGTCGTCCCGGTCATCCGCGATGCGGACAAGAAGGGCCTGCTCGAACTCGCCGCGGAACTCGGCGAGATCTCGAAGAAGGCACGCGACAAGAAGCTCACCGCGGCCGACATGCAGGGCGGCTGCTTCTCCATCTCGTCGCTGGGCGGCATTGGTGGCACGGCGTTCACGCCGATCATCAACGCGCCGGAAGTGGCGATCCTGGGCGTCTCCAAGGCGGCGATGAAGCCGGTGTGGAACGGCAAGGAATTCGCGCCGCGCCTCATGCTGCCGCTGTCGCTGTCGTACGACCATCGCGTGATCGACGGCGCGCTGGCTGCACGCTTCGCTGTGTACCTGGCCCAGCAGCTCGGCGACATCCGTCGCCTGCTGCTCTGA
- the lipA gene encoding lipoyl synthase, giving the protein MSQTVPTSPARSIPIAVVDKPGEKMLGNDKIALNRAAFDTDAPTLRKPSWIRVRLPQGNAVQQLKARLRENSLVTVCEEASCPNIHECFSKGTATFMILGEVCTRRCSFCDVAHGRPLAPDPLEPARLAETIRDMRLKYVVITSVDRDDLRDGGAEHFASCIRAVRHASPNIRIEILTPDFRGKGRMERALEVLKDFPPDVFNHNLETVPHLYREVRPGADYQWSLDLLKRFKAQHPDVPTKSGIMLGLGETMEQVLETMRDLRAHDVDMITIGQYLQPTAHHHPVVRYWTPDEFEALRVAGEEMGFGHVASGPLVRSSYHADLMAHAAGVVE; this is encoded by the coding sequence ATGAGCCAAACCGTCCCCACATCCCCCGCCCGCAGCATCCCCATCGCCGTCGTCGACAAGCCCGGCGAGAAGATGCTCGGTAACGACAAGATCGCGCTCAACCGCGCGGCTTTCGATACGGATGCGCCCACCCTGCGCAAGCCGAGCTGGATCCGCGTGCGCCTGCCGCAGGGCAACGCCGTGCAGCAGCTCAAGGCGCGCCTGCGTGAAAACTCGCTGGTCACCGTGTGCGAGGAAGCCTCGTGCCCGAACATCCACGAGTGCTTCAGCAAGGGCACGGCCACCTTCATGATCCTGGGCGAGGTGTGCACCCGCCGCTGCTCGTTCTGCGATGTGGCCCACGGCCGCCCGCTGGCGCCGGATCCGCTCGAACCGGCCCGCCTGGCCGAGACCATCCGCGACATGCGCCTGAAGTACGTGGTCATCACCTCGGTGGACCGCGACGACCTGCGCGATGGCGGTGCCGAGCACTTCGCCTCGTGCATCCGTGCCGTGCGCCACGCCAGCCCCAACATCCGCATCGAAATCCTCACCCCGGATTTCCGCGGCAAGGGCCGTATGGAGCGCGCGCTGGAGGTCCTGAAGGATTTCCCGCCGGATGTGTTCAACCACAACCTGGAAACCGTGCCGCACCTGTACCGCGAAGTGCGCCCCGGTGCCGATTACCAGTGGTCGCTCGACCTGCTCAAGCGCTTCAAGGCGCAGCACCCGGATGTCCCGACCAAGTCCGGCATCATGCTGGGCCTGGGCGAGACCATGGAGCAGGTGCTCGAAACCATGCGCGATCTACGCGCCCATGACGTCGACATGATCACCATTGGCCAGTACCTGCAGCCGACGGCCCACCACCACCCGGTGGTTCGCTACTGGACGCCGGACGAATTCGAGGCGCTGCGCGTCGCTGGTGAAGAGATGGGCTTTGGCCATGTCGCTTCCGGCCCGTTGGTGCGATCCTCCTACCATGCCGACCTGATGGCCCACGCCGCCGGCGTCGTCGAATAA
- a CDS encoding REP-associated tyrosine transposase, whose translation MTIKPGQAALRRGRVSEPGRIYIVTCVAWNRSPAFRHYLHARMAARIIHERKTWGDAECMAWVLMPDHWHGLVRVGDEDLSKVIHRLKSRIAKAFRKDGRQSPLWQKGFHDRALRAEDDVRAAARYIVANPVRAGIVERAGQYPYWNAVWL comes from the coding sequence ATGACTATCAAACCTGGACAGGCGGCACTTCGACGCGGGCGCGTATCGGAGCCGGGCCGCATTTACATCGTGACGTGTGTGGCATGGAACCGCTCGCCCGCGTTCCGCCATTACCTCCACGCCCGCATGGCCGCGCGCATCATTCATGAACGCAAGACGTGGGGTGACGCCGAATGCATGGCATGGGTGCTCATGCCGGATCACTGGCATGGTCTGGTGCGCGTCGGTGACGAAGACCTTTCAAAGGTCATCCATCGCTTGAAATCACGCATAGCCAAGGCGTTTCGAAAAGACGGACGGCAATCGCCGCTATGGCAAAAGGGTTTCCACGATCGCGCATTACGAGCAGAAGACGATGTCCGCGCCGCGGCCCGCTACATCGTTGCAAACCCGGTTCGTGCAGGCATCGTTGAACGTGCTGGCCAATACCCCTACTGGAACGCCGTTTGGCTGTAG
- a CDS encoding mechanosensitive ion channel family protein, with protein MLDFLDHLGIDHATRLVIIAWSIRIGLSLVALAIGFWIAARVANLGKRALERARVDDTLAGFLRNAIYGLLIAFVIVQVMGMAGIPTASFIAALGAAGLAIGLALNSSLSNLAWGVLLILFRPYRIGDYVLVGGVEGTVESINLMHTYVITPDNREAVVPNSKVGGDAIINFNRRGTRRFEVKVGIAYTDDIGKAMDIVRGLLEADSRIMKDPAPGVWTDSLGASNVTLVIRGWCTVSDMYGAQTTLLLNIKDQFGQAGITIPSSSTDIRLLPAEQPKPAT; from the coding sequence ATGCTCGATTTCCTTGATCACCTCGGTATCGACCACGCCACGCGGCTGGTCATCATCGCCTGGTCCATCCGTATCGGCCTTTCGCTTGTGGCGTTGGCCATCGGCTTCTGGATTGCCGCGCGTGTGGCCAATCTCGGTAAGCGTGCGCTGGAACGGGCGCGCGTGGATGACACGCTCGCGGGGTTCCTGCGTAACGCCATCTATGGCCTGCTGATCGCATTTGTGATCGTGCAGGTGATGGGGATGGCGGGTATCCCCACGGCTTCTTTTATCGCCGCACTCGGCGCTGCCGGCCTCGCGATTGGCCTGGCGTTGAACAGCTCACTGTCGAATCTTGCGTGGGGTGTTTTGCTCATCCTGTTCCGCCCGTACCGCATTGGTGATTACGTGCTGGTCGGTGGCGTGGAGGGCACGGTGGAGAGCATCAACCTGATGCATACCTACGTGATCACCCCCGATAACCGTGAGGCCGTGGTGCCGAATTCGAAGGTGGGTGGCGATGCCATCATCAACTTCAATCGCCGTGGAACGCGCCGGTTCGAGGTGAAGGTGGGCATTGCTTACACCGACGATATCGGCAAGGCCATGGATATCGTGCGTGGCCTGCTTGAAGCCGATTCGCGGATCATGAAGGACCCGGCTCCGGGCGTGTGGACCGATAGCCTGGGCGCCTCGAACGTCACGCTGGTGATCCGCGGCTGGTGCACGGTTTCCGATATGTACGGCGCGCAGACCACGCTGCTGCTGAACATCAAGGACCAGTTCGGCCAGGCGGGTATCACCATCCCCTCGTCCTCGACCGATATCCGGCTGCTGCCGGCCGAGCAACCCAAGCCAGCCACCTGA
- the lipB gene encoding lipoyl(octanoyl) transferase LipB → MTLPLNVRRLGRVPYETSWKAMSAFTDNRTDDTVDELWLLEHDPVFTLGQAGLDEHVLFAGDIPVVRVDRGGQVTYHGPGQIVAYPMMNLRRVGVSVRDMVCKIEQAIIDTLGEWNIGAERRDGAPGVYTADAKVAALGLRVRRGCSFHGLAFNVNMDLEPFHRINPCGYKGLEVTQVVDLGGPSRLSDVEDQLVQEFCKQFGFHEVPSEPVIPELPARVAV, encoded by the coding sequence ATGACCCTCCCCCTCAACGTTCGCCGGCTGGGGCGCGTGCCCTACGAAACCTCCTGGAAGGCCATGAGCGCCTTCACCGACAACCGCACCGACGATACCGTCGACGAGCTGTGGCTGCTGGAGCATGACCCGGTGTTCACGCTGGGGCAGGCGGGGCTGGATGAACACGTGCTGTTCGCCGGGGATATCCCCGTGGTCCGCGTGGATCGCGGCGGCCAGGTCACTTACCACGGCCCGGGCCAGATCGTGGCCTACCCCATGATGAACCTGCGCCGGGTGGGGGTGAGCGTCCGCGACATGGTCTGCAAGATCGAACAGGCCATCATCGATACCCTGGGCGAGTGGAATATCGGCGCCGAACGGCGCGATGGCGCCCCCGGCGTGTATACCGCCGATGCCAAGGTGGCCGCCTTGGGCTTGCGCGTCCGCCGCGGCTGCAGCTTCCACGGGCTGGCCTTCAACGTGAACATGGACCTGGAGCCCTTCCACCGCATCAACCCCTGCGGCTACAAGGGCTTGGAGGTCACCCAGGTGGTAGACTTGGGCGGTCCGTCGCGGTTGTCAGACGTGGAAGACCAGCTGGTACAGGAATTCTGTAAGCAGTTCGGGTTCCACGAAGTCCCCTCTGAACCCGTTATCCCCGAACTCCCCGCCCGCGTTGCGGTCTGA
- a CDS encoding DUF493 family protein encodes MKEIDFSQAKAEGKGFQFPGQFEITAIGNANTGLTARVPEILHGIGLEVLHETVTSKLTPAGNYESVAVSFVAPSREKYMEAHEALRADANIRFTL; translated from the coding sequence ATGAAAGAGATCGATTTCAGCCAGGCCAAGGCCGAAGGCAAGGGCTTCCAGTTCCCGGGCCAGTTCGAGATCACGGCCATCGGCAACGCCAACACGGGCCTCACGGCCCGTGTGCCGGAGATCCTGCACGGTATCGGCCTGGAAGTGCTCCACGAGACGGTGACCTCCAAGCTCACCCCGGCCGGCAACTACGAGTCGGTCGCGGTCAGCTTCGTCGCACCCAGCCGTGAGAAGTACATGGAGGCCCACGAGGCCCTGCGCGCCGACGCCAATATCCGTTTCACGCTGTAA
- the lpdA gene encoding dihydrolipoyl dehydrogenase translates to MANTIELKVPDLGGSHDVPVIEILVKAGDTVEKDQSLITLESDKATMDVPASQAGKVVEIKVKVGDEVNEGAVILTIEAAAGGDAKAPAEAKPAAAAPAPAPAAAAPAPAPAAAASKPAGTTVSESPAHPAAAPGKAGPAPTAAAATGRKADIECQLVVLGSGPGGYTAAFRGADVGLDTVLVERYETLGGVCLNVGCIPSKALLHAAAVIDEAAAIEAHGISFGKPKIDLDKLRSFKEKVVGKLTGGLAQMAKARKVRTVTGVGTFVSPHEMEVQTADGVKLIRFENAIIAAGSQSVKLPSFPWDDERVIDSTGALELRDVPKTMLVVGGGIIGLEMATVYAGLGTEVTVVELADQLMPGADIDLVKPLQQRIAKRYKGIHLKTKVVEAKATKKGIEVTFDGESIPETKLFDRVLVSVGRSPNGGKVGADKAGVEVTDRGFIPVDRQMRTNVPHIFAIGDLVGQPMLAHKATHEAKVAAEAAAGQKSFFDARVIPSVAYTDPEIAWVGVTEREAKEKGLKIGVGKFPWAASGRAIGIDRTEGFTKLLFDEETHRIVGAGIVGPHAGDLISELALAIEMGCEAGDIGRTVHPHPTLGESVGMAAEVYEGTITDLYIPKKK, encoded by the coding sequence ATGGCAAACACCATTGAACTGAAGGTGCCCGATCTCGGCGGCTCGCACGATGTGCCGGTCATCGAGATCCTGGTGAAGGCCGGTGATACGGTCGAAAAGGACCAGAGCCTCATCACGCTCGAATCCGACAAGGCCACGATGGATGTGCCCGCCTCGCAGGCCGGCAAGGTCGTCGAGATCAAGGTCAAGGTCGGCGATGAAGTGAACGAAGGCGCGGTCATCCTGACGATCGAAGCCGCTGCGGGTGGCGATGCGAAGGCACCGGCGGAAGCGAAGCCGGCTGCTGCCGCGCCCGCTCCGGCGCCCGCCGCTGCCGCGCCCGCTCCGGCGCCCGCCGCTGCCGCGTCGAAGCCGGCCGGCACCACCGTGTCCGAATCGCCCGCGCATCCCGCGGCCGCTCCGGGCAAGGCCGGCCCTGCGCCAACCGCCGCTGCCGCCACCGGCCGCAAGGCCGATATCGAATGCCAGCTGGTCGTCCTCGGCTCCGGCCCGGGCGGTTACACGGCTGCCTTCCGCGGTGCGGATGTGGGCCTGGATACCGTGCTGGTCGAGCGTTACGAAACGCTCGGCGGCGTGTGCCTCAACGTCGGTTGCATCCCGTCGAAGGCGCTACTGCACGCGGCGGCCGTCATCGATGAAGCCGCGGCGATCGAAGCGCACGGCATCAGCTTCGGCAAGCCCAAGATCGACCTGGACAAGCTGCGCTCGTTCAAGGAAAAGGTGGTCGGCAAGCTCACCGGCGGCCTCGCCCAGATGGCGAAGGCGCGCAAGGTGCGCACCGTCACCGGCGTCGGCACGTTCGTATCGCCGCACGAGATGGAAGTGCAGACCGCTGATGGCGTGAAGCTCATCCGCTTCGAAAACGCGATCATCGCGGCCGGCTCGCAGTCGGTGAAGCTGCCGTCCTTCCCGTGGGATGACGAGCGCGTCATCGATTCCACCGGCGCGCTGGAACTGCGTGATGTGCCCAAGACCATGCTCGTGGTCGGCGGCGGCATCATCGGCCTGGAAATGGCCACGGTGTACGCAGGCCTCGGCACGGAAGTGACCGTAGTCGAGCTCGCCGACCAGCTCATGCCGGGTGCGGATATCGACCTGGTGAAGCCGCTGCAGCAGCGCATCGCCAAGCGTTACAAGGGCATCCACCTCAAGACCAAGGTCGTCGAGGCGAAGGCCACGAAGAAGGGCATCGAAGTCACCTTCGATGGCGAGAGCATCCCCGAGACCAAGCTGTTCGATCGCGTGCTCGTGTCGGTCGGCCGTTCGCCGAACGGCGGCAAGGTGGGCGCGGACAAGGCGGGCGTGGAAGTGACCGATCGTGGATTCATCCCGGTCGATCGCCAGATGCGCACCAACGTGCCGCACATCTTCGCCATCGGCGACCTGGTGGGCCAGCCGATGCTGGCGCACAAGGCCACGCACGAAGCGAAGGTGGCTGCCGAAGCCGCTGCGGGCCAGAAGAGCTTCTTCGATGCGCGCGTGATCCCGTCGGTGGCGTACACCGATCCGGAAATCGCATGGGTGGGCGTGACCGAGCGCGAGGCGAAGGAAAAGGGCCTCAAGATCGGCGTGGGCAAGTTCCCGTGGGCGGCCTCCGGCCGTGCTATCGGCATCGACCGCACCGAGGGCTTCACCAAGCTGCTGTTCGATGAAGAGACCCACCGCATCGTCGGCGCCGGCATTGTCGGCCCGCACGCGGGCGATCTGATCAGCGAGCTGGCGCTGGCGATCGAGATGGGTTGCGAGGCGGGCGACATCGGCCGCACCGTGCACCCGCACCCCACGCTCGGCGAATCCGTCGGCATGGCGGCCGAGGTGTACGAAGGCACGATCACCGACCTGTACATCCCGAAGAAGAAATAA
- a CDS encoding DUF1330 domain-containing protein, which yields MPSLFAMSQKAPTQRYLEPTQAAGRAFVGRGLTGNVVMLNLLRFRDIADYSEHPVLAPASPISGAEAFDRYIEHTLPFLRESGGELLFVGTGGPLLIGPADERWDVAMLVKQRNVESFLAFADNAAYLVGLGHRTAALEDSRLLPLSELNAAVPRQPHPG from the coding sequence ATGCCATCGCTCTTCGCCATGTCACAGAAAGCCCCAACCCAGCGGTACCTTGAGCCCACCCAAGCCGCTGGCCGGGCCTTCGTCGGTCGCGGTTTGACCGGCAACGTCGTGATGCTGAACCTGCTGCGCTTTCGCGATATCGCGGATTACTCGGAGCATCCAGTGCTCGCCCCGGCCTCGCCCATCTCGGGTGCCGAAGCCTTCGATCGCTACATCGAACACACCCTGCCCTTTCTCCGCGAGAGTGGCGGTGAGCTTCTCTTTGTCGGTACCGGCGGTCCCCTATTGATCGGGCCCGCAGATGAACGCTGGGATGTGGCCATGCTGGTGAAGCAGCGGAACGTCGAATCCTTTCTCGCCTTCGCCGACAACGCGGCTTATCTCGTTGGTCTTGGGCACCGGACGGCCGCCCTCGAAGATTCGCGACTGTTGCCGCTGAGCGAACTGAATGCCGCCGTCCCTCGTCAGCCTCATCCTGGGTAA
- a CDS encoding carboxy terminal-processing peptidase: MTLRPVSLALLLALSATGAYAQNAAPQQPGATPPAKSAAPQPKDASEAATSPEPQKKESSLPLKPTSAETQAAQLSARFLTRFHYQAQPLDDAMSAKIYKAYFDDLDSEKVFFTQEDMAKFEPLKTQFDDAIWNQDLSGPFSVFNLYITRAVDRMNYARGLLKKGFDFNTNETFNFDRKKAAIPKDQAELDEVWRKRTMNDWLRLKLAGKSDDDIRKTLDKRYATYITRVRQLDDEDATQAFMTAYANSTDPHTDYLGPRAADAFDIAMRLSLEGIGAVLQARDDYTTIRELVPGGPAAKSNKLKPGDRIVAIGQGETGPMVDVVGWRQDDVVKLIRGKKDTTVRIEVLPGDAGVDGKHDIVTLVRKKVTMEEQAAKSKVIDVKDGDVTRKIGVIELPTFYQDFGARRNGDANFKSATRDVAKLLTDLKAQHVEGVIMDLRNNGGGSLNEATELTGLFIDTGPVVQVRDARGQVEAQGDDQPGMSWDGPMAVMVNRGSASASEIFAAAIQDYGRGLIIGEPTFGKGTVQNLVDLDRFGKAQTGEDAKYGELKMTIAEFIRINGDSTQLRGVTPDVQFPQNGDAKEFGESTYDNALPWRHIDPADYKPVADLKPIVGPLNQKHQARVATSPAWKLMLDELAQYQKLRDKTDISLNFAARQAERKQFDATQADFRARRKAIFGGDGSADASDQDNGDDGLNANERSIKSDLKQEAEAKKAKDTPLDEAAHIVSDEVALIKGDAKLASDVLPYGGKKIDTPPQTAQAAKPVPSTP, encoded by the coding sequence ATGACCCTTCGCCCCGTGTCGCTCGCCCTCCTGCTGGCCCTTTCCGCCACGGGGGCGTACGCCCAGAATGCCGCCCCTCAGCAGCCTGGCGCGACACCGCCGGCGAAGAGTGCCGCGCCGCAGCCGAAGGATGCGTCGGAGGCGGCCACCTCGCCCGAGCCGCAGAAGAAGGAATCCTCCCTTCCGCTGAAGCCCACCTCGGCCGAAACCCAGGCGGCGCAGCTGTCGGCGCGCTTCCTCACCCGGTTCCATTACCAGGCCCAGCCGCTCGACGACGCCATGTCGGCCAAGATCTACAAGGCCTACTTCGACGATCTCGATAGCGAGAAAGTGTTCTTCACCCAGGAGGACATGGCCAAGTTCGAACCGCTGAAGACGCAGTTCGACGATGCCATCTGGAACCAGGACCTGAGCGGCCCGTTCTCGGTGTTCAACCTGTACATCACGCGTGCCGTCGATCGCATGAACTATGCGCGCGGCCTGCTGAAGAAGGGTTTCGACTTCAACACGAACGAAACCTTCAACTTCGATCGCAAGAAAGCCGCCATCCCGAAGGACCAGGCCGAGCTCGACGAGGTGTGGCGCAAGCGCACCATGAACGACTGGCTGCGTCTCAAGCTGGCCGGCAAGAGCGATGACGATATCCGCAAGACGCTCGATAAGCGCTACGCCACGTACATCACGCGCGTGCGCCAGCTCGATGACGAGGACGCCACCCAGGCGTTCATGACCGCCTACGCGAACTCCACCGATCCGCACACCGATTACCTCGGCCCGCGTGCGGCCGATGCGTTCGATATCGCCATGCGCCTGTCGCTGGAAGGTATCGGCGCGGTGCTGCAGGCGCGCGACGACTACACCACCATCCGCGAGCTCGTGCCGGGCGGCCCCGCCGCCAAGTCGAACAAGCTGAAGCCGGGCGACCGCATCGTGGCCATCGGCCAGGGCGAAACCGGCCCCATGGTCGATGTGGTGGGCTGGCGCCAGGATGACGTGGTCAAGCTCATCCGCGGCAAGAAAGACACCACCGTGCGCATCGAAGTGCTCCCGGGCGATGCGGGCGTGGATGGCAAGCACGATATCGTGACCCTTGTGCGCAAGAAGGTCACGATGGAAGAGCAGGCCGCCAAGTCGAAGGTCATCGACGTGAAGGATGGCGATGTCACGCGCAAGATCGGCGTGATCGAACTGCCCACGTTCTACCAGGACTTTGGCGCACGCCGTAACGGCGATGCCAACTTCAAGAGCGCCACGCGCGATGTCGCCAAGCTGCTGACCGACCTGAAGGCGCAGCACGTCGAAGGCGTGATCATGGATCTGCGCAACAACGGCGGCGGCTCGCTCAACGAGGCCACCGAGCTCACCGGCCTGTTCATCGATACCGGCCCGGTCGTGCAGGTGCGCGATGCGCGTGGCCAGGTCGAAGCCCAGGGCGACGACCAGCCGGGCATGTCGTGGGATGGCCCCATGGCGGTCATGGTCAACCGTGGTTCGGCCTCGGCATCGGAGATCTTCGCTGCCGCCATCCAGGATTACGGCCGCGGCCTGATCATCGGCGAGCCGACCTTCGGCAAGGGCACCGTGCAGAACCTGGTGGACCTGGACCGCTTCGGCAAGGCGCAGACCGGCGAAGACGCGAAGTACGGCGAGCTCAAGATGACCATCGCCGAGTTCATCCGCATCAACGGCGACAGCACGCAGCTGCGCGGCGTCACGCCCGATGTGCAGTTCCCGCAGAACGGTGATGCGAAGGAGTTTGGTGAATCCACCTACGACAACGCGCTGCCGTGGCGTCATATCGATCCGGCCGATTACAAGCCGGTCGCCGATCTGAAGCCGATCGTCGGCCCGCTCAACCAGAAGCACCAGGCGCGCGTGGCCACGTCGCCGGCGTGGAAGCTGATGCTGGATGAGCTGGCGCAGTACCAGAAGCTGCGCGACAAAACCGATATCTCGCTGAACTTCGCGGCCCGCCAGGCCGAGCGCAAGCAGTTCGATGCCACGCAGGCGGATTTCCGTGCACGCCGCAAGGCGATCTTCGGCGGCGATGGCAGTGCCGATGCGTCTGACCAGGACAACGGTGATGACGGCCTGAACGCGAACGAGCGCAGCATCAAGAGCGACCTGAAGCAGGAAGCCGAGGCGAAGAAGGCCAAGGACACCCCGCTGGATGAGGCGGCGCATATCGTCAGCGACGAGGTGGCGCTCATCAAGGGTGATGCGAAGCTGGCTTCCGATGTGCTGCCGTATGGCGGGAAGAAGATCGATACACCGCCGCAGACGGCCCAGGCCGCCAAGCCGGTGCCGAGCACGCCGTAA